In the genome of Ancylomarina subtilis, one region contains:
- a CDS encoding M64 family metallopeptidase, with the protein MKKTFVLALLLMGISIFAKAQYAEYFTSATMRLDYNHVGNSNEEHFAFDQMVNDGDWAGSKTVLIDDLKLGKYFFEIKDIKTDKLLYSRGFSSIYGEWETTPEADTEWGSFHESIRFPWPKTEVKVILSKRNIKNGFDPVWTYKVNPQHYRAFTSPVKNYYNTLDLVVNGKPENQVDIVVLGEGYAKKDMAKFRKDAQRFADVLLNTEPYASFKDKFSIRAVETPSPDSGVNHPHQDIHTRSALSVTYGAFDSERYALGFDNKTIRNAAAAVPYEFTAILMNDSIYGGGGIYNLYITAAVDNAFQEYLFVHEFGHHFADLADEYYTSATAYEMDAKHLEPWELNVTANADPETIKWKDIVTENTPIPTPWEKEKYDKHSIATQKKRVEMRKAKVDEKVMEDFFIKKRTWDDELLSNMKYSDKVGAFEGAQYKSKGLYRSAANCIMFTRHDKFCPACQRAIKLIIDQNTK; encoded by the coding sequence ATGAAAAAAACATTTGTATTAGCCTTATTGCTGATGGGAATCTCCATTTTTGCAAAGGCACAATATGCAGAATATTTTACCTCTGCTACCATGCGATTGGATTACAATCATGTGGGAAATTCAAATGAAGAACACTTTGCATTCGATCAAATGGTCAACGATGGCGACTGGGCCGGAAGTAAAACCGTTTTGATTGATGATTTGAAATTAGGAAAATATTTTTTCGAAATTAAGGATATTAAAACAGATAAACTCCTTTATTCAAGAGGGTTTTCTAGTATTTATGGCGAGTGGGAAACCACACCTGAAGCCGATACTGAATGGGGAAGTTTTCATGAATCAATTCGTTTTCCCTGGCCCAAAACCGAAGTTAAGGTAATCCTATCGAAACGTAATATTAAGAATGGTTTCGATCCTGTTTGGACTTACAAAGTAAATCCCCAACACTATCGCGCCTTTACAAGCCCTGTTAAAAATTACTATAACACCCTCGATTTAGTTGTAAACGGAAAACCCGAAAATCAAGTAGATATTGTTGTTTTGGGTGAAGGTTATGCAAAAAAAGACATGGCAAAATTTAGAAAAGACGCTCAGCGTTTTGCTGATGTACTTTTGAACACAGAACCTTACGCTTCTTTCAAAGATAAATTCTCGATTAGAGCCGTTGAAACTCCTTCACCGGATTCAGGTGTCAACCATCCTCATCAGGATATTCACACACGTTCAGCGCTTTCAGTAACTTATGGCGCTTTCGATTCAGAACGTTATGCCTTAGGTTTTGATAACAAAACCATTCGCAATGCAGCTGCTGCCGTACCCTATGAATTTACAGCAATTCTAATGAATGACTCAATTTATGGCGGTGGCGGTATTTACAATCTCTATATCACAGCTGCAGTTGATAATGCGTTTCAGGAATACTTATTCGTTCACGAATTCGGTCATCACTTTGCTGATTTGGCTGATGAATATTACACATCAGCTACAGCTTACGAAATGGATGCCAAACACCTTGAACCTTGGGAGTTGAACGTAACAGCCAATGCTGATCCAGAAACCATCAAGTGGAAAGATATTGTGACTGAAAACACGCCTATTCCAACCCCTTGGGAAAAAGAAAAATACGACAAACACAGTATTGCCACTCAGAAAAAACGTGTCGAAATGCGTAAGGCAAAAGTTGACGAAAAAGTGATGGAAGACTTCTTTATCAAGAAAAGAACCTGGGATGACGAACTATTGTCAAATATGAAATATAGTGACAAAGTGGGTGCGTTTGAAGGTGCTCAATATAAATCAAAAGGTTTATACCGCAGTGCTGCCAATTGTATCATGTTCACTCGCCACGATAAATTTTGTCCGGCTTGTCAAAGAGCAA